A section of the Kluyveromyces lactis strain NRRL Y-1140 chromosome F complete sequence genome encodes:
- a CDS encoding glyoxylate reductase (similar to uniprot|Q02961 Saccharomyces cerevisiae YPL113C Putative dehydrogenase), translating to MTMTTKFKILIPRKNKNDIASDSAEFQRIAELVDFQYYELTNSEDFKKFLLSSNIDALWITEEMFVYLEAPSTYLDYFPKSLKLILVPWVGTDFYDAKLLKEKYGISLCNGGPVASENVSDLAVFLTLSCFRLTSFWEHSFRFVHRGSIQECRGYIGGTHHDTIPGFALVEGNDDLHKTVSAQQKFPKKPENDKFLNLAKDYKIAGKVMESPTDKNALIVGFGSIGQAIGKKLHTTFNMNISYTKRNGPIPESVLGYKANYIPSMDDEAFWRDADLIVLALPGTPDTEDIIDKTTLEKCKDGVRIVNVGRGSCINEDDLLDALDSGKVMSAGLDVYKNESDVVDSRFFERWDITLLPHIGSTVIEILQRQTAATLENIEGFFLKGTGTKYPVN from the coding sequence ATGACAATGACTACCAAATTCAAGATTCTCATTCCCAGAAAGAATAAGAACGATATCGCTTCTGACTCAGcagaattccaaagaattGCAGAATTAGTTGATTTCCAATATTATGAATTGACCAATTctgaagatttcaagaaattttTACTCTCAAGCAATATCGATGCTCTTTGGATCACTGAAGAAATGTTTGTGTATTTGGAAGCTCCATCCACGTATTTAGACTATTTCCCtaaatcattgaaattgattttggttCCATGGGTTGGAACAGATTTCTATGACGCgaaattgttgaaggaAAAGTACGGCATCAGTTTGTGTAATGGCGGTCCAGTGGCATCAGAAAACGTTTCTGATTTGGCAGTGTTCTTGACATTGAGTTGCTTCCGTTTGACGTCCTTCTGGGAGCACTCATTCAGGTTTGTTCATAGAGGTAGCATCCAAGAATGTCGAGGATATATCGGAGGTACACACCATGATACTATTCCTGGATTTGCGCTGGTTGAAGGTAACGATGACTTGCATAAGACGGTCTCTGCGCAACAAAAGTTCCCAAAAAAGCCTGAAAACGACAAGTTCTTGAACCTTGCGAAGGATTATAAGATAGCGGGCAAAGTAATGGAATCACCAACAGATAAGAATGCGTTGATTGTTGGTTTTGGTTCCATTGGCCAAGCTATTGGTAAAAAATTGCATACAACTTTTAACATGAATATATCATAcacaaaaagaaatggcCCTATCCCAGAATCTGTTCTAGGATATAAGGCTAATTATATACCATCCATGGATGATGAAGCGTTCTGGAGAGACGCTGATCTTATAGTACTAGCATTACCTGGAACTCCAGACACAGAAGATATTATTGATAAGACTACATTGGAAAAATGTAAAGACGGTGTGCGTATCGTCAACGTTGGTCGTGGATCTTGTATTaacgaagatgatttaTTAGATGCATTGGATAGTGGGAAGGTCATGTCAGCTGGCCTTGACGTCTACAAAAATGAATCGGACGTTGTGGATTCAAGATTCTTCGAAAGATGGGATATTACCTTACTTCCACATATTGGCTCCACAGTCATAGAAATACTCCAAAGGCAGACTGCTGCCACGTTAGAGAATATTGAAggattcttcttgaaagGAACTGGCACAAAATACCCAGTTAACTAA
- the BEM3 gene encoding GTPase-activating protein BEM3 (similar to uniprot|P32873 Saccharomyces cerevisiae YPL115C BEM3 Rho GTPase activating protein (RhoGAP) involved in control of the cytoskeleton organization) produces the protein MEQFNDSLKETTSSTLKLLEQYENHIQEKDRNLDYIEKGDSRFTKDRETGPSYDECFKENVKLRLKVEEYEKEIKLLKELISKLKENAVPVVNYEQQRLEVETPKDPTFSLPPRSADRIRHMKDTSEQSQVNVYDLKLPRSPATFQLNNQNFQEELKTNTQFEKALKNDHAYESTPATASTKKDPQDAGKDSLATTGIPNNILGSPATSVTYTTSRISINSNSPNINNKPHLKRPKSPATLPNGALSPQRANRVTHLINNELHSPLKDQFSDVDKDFVDDTASTSGDDITGSFIQMSPAAQRIIKEDETIMEFSPSSKQNLNKFTDLINKTFGDDDSQIKGPPEKESAAAVRPPVFDPPLPRADSKVLASPVMIQNAANNLTPSGLSFPQKTDISTHDLLKIVSQDNVSAISSSTSIHKSFSPKSVSSLSRIQPPNHHTSSIDMGSPYNGEVPQSDSVLHSPNIISDIPLFVQPEDFSTIAVEASSTLYSNPEDASKCILCSVIDKKSSKEMFKFAKSLDQLYELDHMLKIRLMEQYHLPELPKKQLFQTTVPVKVDLRRELLTDYLLALFELSNLSPVMSLKLAQFISTDTAISVPIGMTDSVKEGVLLVRKNKALGSGNSWKVRQAVIEDQTLLLFDQENLVESIKLVSSTIELQANLPDDKYGTKNGFILNEPKKSGLSSTSRHYFGAETAKQREEWISALIKVCSNSVANIKADTLSSAQDQGSISDASVDTSSSAAIGPMVNLEMLGKSQQVEPATTEMDRETKRNRMRSFFPFKKNQPQLSTSSLDITKESDETSAERSFASALHGMNLHDEAISNVVFGSDIKHCLSLSSRVYQNTHEIPTVVYRCLEYLYKNRAINEEGIFRLSGSSALIKTLQEQFDKEYDVNLCEYNASHEGSLKNGPYLDVNTVAGLLKLYFRRLPHLIFGDDMYEECRVIAERNSGKPTETALQFRELVSNKRFEMENYSLMFVLFELLMKINENNKVNKMNLRNLCIVFSPTLNIPVNILQPFVEDFQCIFNGSDPVNNDDRQNINLQIPQM, from the coding sequence atgGAGCAATTTAATGACTCCCTTAAAGAAACTACATCATCGACTTTAAAGCTTTTGGAGCAATATGAGAATCATATTCAGGAGAAAGACAGAAATTTAGATTACATAGAAAAAGGTGACTCGAGGTTTACGAAAGATCGCGAAACAGGACCTAGTTACGACGAATGTTTTAAAGAGAACGTGAAATTGAGGCTTAAAGTCGAAGAATACGAAAAGGAAATCAAACTGTTAAAGGAACTGATATCTAAACTCAAAGAGAATGCTGTACCTGTAGTAAATTATGAACAACAGCGATTAGAAGTAGAAACCCCGAAAGATCCCACATTTTCGTTACCACCAAGATCAGCAGATAGAATAAGACATATGAAGGACACTTCTGAACAGAGTCAGGTCAACGTCTACGATCTAAAGCTGCCTAGGTCCCCTGCCACCTTCCAATTAAATAACCAAAATTTCCAGGAAGAATTAAAGACAAACACTCAGTTCGAAAAagcattgaaaaatgatCATGCGTACGAGTCGACGCCGGCAACTGCTAGTACCAAAAAGGATCCCCAAGATGCGGGAAAAGATAGTTTAGCAACGACAGGGATACCAAATAATATTCTAGGAAGTCCAGCTACTTCCGTGACTTATACCACATCTCGAATATCGATAAATTCCAATTCACCGAATATCAACAATAAACCCCATTTGAAAAGACCCAAGTCACCAGCAACTTTACCAAATGGAGCTTTATCTCCCCAGCGAGCAAATCGTGTCACACACTTGATTAACAATGAACTTCATTCTCCATTAAAAGACCAGTTTTCAGATGTAGATAAAGATTTCGTTGATGATACCGCTTCCACGTCTGGCGATGATATCACAGGGAGCTTTATACAAATGTCTCCAGCAGCCCAAAGAATCATCAAAGAGGATGAGACAATTATGGAGTTCTCTCCTTCATCCAAgcagaatttgaataaatttaCTGACTTGATCAATAAGACCTTTGGGGACGATGATAGCCAAATCAAAGGACCCCCCGAAAAGGAATCTGCAGCTGCAGTAAGACCACCTGTATTCGATCCGCCGCTTCCTAGGGCCGATTCAAAAGTACTAGCTTCTCCTGTTATGATTCAAAACGCAGCAAATAATTTAACACCTTCTGGGCTTTCCTTTCCGCAGAAAACTGACATTTCTACTCATGACTTACTGAAAATTGTCTCACAAGATAACGTCTCAGCGATTTCTTCAAGCACCTCAATCCATAAATCTTTTTCACCCAAATCTGTCTCCTCACTTTCTCGTATCCAACCACCAAATCACCAcacttcatcaattgacATGGGTTCTCCTTATAATGGAGAAGTACCGCAATCCGACAGTGTTTTACACTCACCCAACATCATATCTGATATACCTCTATTTGTACAACCAGAAgacttttcaacaatagcTGTCGAAGCTTCTAGCACTTTGTACAGTAATCCTGAGGATGCAAGCAAGTGTATACTCTGCAGTGTCATTGATAAGAAATCATCTAAAGAGATGTTCAAGTTTGCGAAATCTCTGGACCAGTTATACGAGCTTGACCATATGTTGAAAATAAGGCTCATGGAGCAATATCATCTCCCGGAACTACCTAAAAAGCAACTATTTCAGACTACTGTTCCTGTTAAAGTCGATTTGAGAAGGGAGTTATTAACAGATTATTTATTAGCACTCTTTGAACTTAGTAACCTATCACCAGTGATGTCTCTAAAACTTGCACAATTTATTAGTACAGATACCGCAATCTCCGTACCAATTGGAATGACTGACAGCGTAAAAGAAGGGGTACTTTTGGTACGCAAAAATAAGGCGTTGGGTAGCGGTAATTCTTGGAAAGTACGACAAGCTGTAATTGAGGATCAAACTTTGTTATTATTCGATCAAGAAAATCTAGTGGAGAGCATCAAGTTGGTAAGTAGTACAATTGAATTACAAGCGAATTTACCTGATGATAAGTACGGCACTAAAAATGGGtttattttgaatgaaccAAAGAAGAGCGGTCTTTCTAGCACATCCAGGCATTATTTTGGCGCTGAAACCGCCAAACAACGAGAAGAATGGATCAGCGCTCTTATAAAAGTTTGCAGCAACTCCGTTGCAAATATCAAAGCAGATACTCTTTCTTCTGCCCAAGATCAAGGAAGTATCAGCGATGCATCGGTAGATACAAGCAGCAGTGCTGCGATTGGACCAATGGTTAACCTCGAAATGCTTGGTAAATCTCAACAAGTCGAACCTGCAACAACTGAAATGGATAGGGAAACCAAAAGGAATAGAATGAGGTCCTTTTTCccattcaagaaaaatcaaCCTCAgctttcaacttcttccttaGATATTACTAAAGAATCGGACGAAACATCTGCTGAAAGGTCTTTTGCTAGTGCTCTCCATGGCATGAACCTACATGATGAGGCAATTTCCAATGTTGTATTTGGATCCGACATCAAACACTGCCTAAGCTTGAGTTCTAGAGTATACCAAAACACTCACGAGATACCAACCGTTGTTTACAGATGTTTGGAATATTTGTATAAGAACAGAGCCATAAATGAAGAAGGTATATTTAGATTAAGTGGATCAAGTGCTTTGATAAAAACCCtccaagaacaatttgatAAAGAATATGATGTAAATTTATGCGAATACAACGCTTCACATGAGGGcagtttgaagaatggtCCCTATCTAGATGTCAATACGGTTGCGGGACTTTTAAAATTATATTTCAGAAGGTTGCCTCATCTAATATTCGGTGATGACATGTACGAAGAGTGTAGGGTGATTGCTGAAAGAAATTCAGGAAAGCCAACTGAAACTGCATTGCAGTTCAGAGAATTGGTATCAAACAAGAGatttgaaatggaaaattaTTCATTGATGTTTGTTTTATTTGAGCTATTAAtgaaaatcaatgaaaataaCAAAGTCAACAAGATGAATCTTCGCAATCTATGCATTGTGTTTTCTCCGACTTTGAACATTCCTGTTAATATCCTTCAGCcttttgttgaagatttcCAATGTATTTTCAATGGAAGTGATCCAGTAAACAATGACGATAGACAAAATATCAATCTTCAGATTCCTCAAATGTAA